A stretch of DNA from bacterium:
TTCCCTGATGCACTTCAGTGTTGCTATGGGGATTGGGTGTTTCCTTAATTTGCTTCTTCCTATCTTTCCCAGATATTTGCAACGGAGTTCTCTTCTTTTTCAGATCTTTGGATGTGGCGTCATGATTCTGGGATCCGTACTGCTGGCCATTGCCTTATACACTGTGGGCAAGCGACTGCTTCAACATTTCCCGCCGAAACAGGATCAAAAAAGGTTTGTGTTTTCAAAAGGAGCAATATTGCTTGCTCTGGTGGCATGTCTGCAGGCCGTTTGGATTCCGAATTTCAAAAGCCGCCAGGAGAAACAAACGGAAGTTCTTGTTCAGAAAGATAATCTTGCGAACCATGCGAATGTCATCCTGATTTCCGTGGACAGTCTTAGGGCCGATCATCTCAGCTGCTATGGATACAGAAGAGAGACCAGCCCAAACGTGGATTCGCTCGCGCGCGAAGGTACTCTGTTCACTCGCGCCCTCAGCGTGACGTCCTGGACTCTTCCAGCTCACCTATCGATGTTGACATCATTAGCGCCCGAGGCACTTGGTGTCGTTGGCACGCATGATCAACTTGATCCTCAAAGGATCACTCTGGCCGAAATTTTGCGGAAAAATGGATATGCCACTGCTGGTTTTGTATCTGCCCCGTTTCTCTATTCGGACTTCGGATACAATCAGGGTTTTGATCATTACGATGACTTCACCGTCAAATTCGATGCCAAAAACATCCGGGAAGCCAATAAGATCGCACACAGAGGAATCACTTCTCCCGCGTTAACTGCCGCGATCCACAAATGGCTCAGCAACAATCACGAAAGAAAGTTCTTTCTCTTTCTGCATTATTGGGACGTTCATTACGATTACAGTCCTCCTCCTCCCTTCGATAAGATGTTCGATCCGAAATATAACGGCACCATCAACGGCCGGAATTTTCATCTGAATCCGAAAATCAAAACAGGCATGAAGCAGAGAGACCTGGCTCACATACTCGCCTTGTATGATGGGGAAATTGCTTACACTGATTTCCATATTGGTGAGCTGATCACGACCCTTAAGAGGCTGAACGTTTTTGATGACTCACTCATCATCTTTACGGCAGATCATGGAGATGAATTTCTGGAACATGGTGGAAAAGGGCATAGACGGACGCTTTATGATGAAGTTTTGCGCGT
This window harbors:
- a CDS encoding sulfatase-like hydrolase/transferase, whose protein sequence is MLNKLPLLIRLAAVYSLIGLSIGAFQGCILWLVSRLRKKDSGGRASVPAGYEERNLSLMHFSVAMGIGCFLNLLLPIFPRYLQRSSLLFQIFGCGVMILGSVLLAIALYTVGKRLLQHFPPKQDQKRFVFSKGAILLALVACLQAVWIPNFKSRQEKQTEVLVQKDNLANHANVILISVDSLRADHLSCYGYRRETSPNVDSLAREGTLFTRALSVTSWTLPAHLSMLTSLAPEALGVVGTHDQLDPQRITLAEILRKNGYATAGFVSAPFLYSDFGYNQGFDHYDDFTVKFDAKNIREANKIAHRGITSPALTAAIHKWLSNNHERKFFLFLHYWDVHYDYSPPPPFDKMFDPKYNGTINGRNFHLNPKIKTGMKQRDLAHILALYDGEIAYTDFHIGELITTLKRLNVFDDSLIIFTADHGDEFLEHGGKGHRRTLYDEVLRVPLIIKFPSGAEFAKGKVVDTPASILDIMPTILKYLGLKVPIESDGDELLSALNGHRTNSNRSLFASLRYDLYAVQSGNTKFIANLESFQKELYDLTNDPQEQNNLLHEGNQNKIEEHQRILLNWLNKERQKYRSLPRNQMDTFEMSEEMKEQLRSLGYIQ